The Pseudosulfitobacter pseudonitzschiae genome includes a region encoding these proteins:
- a CDS encoding GcvT family protein, with amino-acid sequence MSTFPTTARVVIIGGGVVGTSALYHLAKAGWTDCVLLEKNELTAGSTWHAAGNCPSFSTSWAVMNMQRYSLGLYAGLAEAVDYPMNYHVTGSVRLGHSRERMQEFERARAMGRYQGLDLEMMAVSDIKDRYPFIETHDLAGALWDPDDGDIDPAQLTQALAKGARTMGARIERFCSATGISREGGEWIVHTDKGDIRCEKVVNAAGYYAQRVGEWFKPFGGRTVPMTVMSHQYFLTEEIPALADWTRENGRKVPLLRDVDSSYYLRQDKNGLNLGPYERNCRAHWVTPDDPMPEDFSFQLYPDDLERLEWYIEDAMARVPILGTAGVGRVINGPIPYAPDGLPLLGPMPGVPNAFEACVFTFGITQGGGAGKVLAEWVTEGQTEWDMWSCDPRRYTDYTDQDYCNQKAMETYGHEYAMHFPHHSWPAGRDRKLSPAHDQVLAKGGVMGAYNGWERANWFAQEGDDLSEAATQTWERAGPWTDRVREEVEAVRDDVGVLDLPGFSRFNLSGAGAAEYLRGKIAGGLPKIGRMNLGYFPDSRGRILTEMSILRHDEDVFTLITAATAQWHDRDVLRDGLPDGLGLTDHTGKYGTLIVTGPNSRALFARLETKADLTAPWLSHQTATVAGIPCALARVSFAGELGWEIHAANADIAALYQAVTGAGAKPFGMYALNAMRIEKGYRAWKGDLSTDYTLFEGGLDRFVKLDKPQDFPGKQALHNEKQQGSAKRFVTLIVDAGESDAPYMSTLWHDGKIVGETTSGDWGYRVNASIALGMVRADLAVAGTKLQVDIFGVKHGAVVQPDQPLWDPQNNRLRA; translated from the coding sequence ATGAGCACATTTCCGACCACCGCCCGTGTCGTCATCATCGGCGGTGGCGTCGTCGGCACCTCGGCGCTTTATCATCTGGCCAAGGCAGGCTGGACGGATTGTGTTCTGCTGGAAAAGAACGAACTGACCGCAGGCAGCACATGGCACGCGGCGGGCAACTGTCCCAGCTTCAGTACGTCTTGGGCGGTGATGAACATGCAACGCTATTCGCTGGGTCTTTATGCCGGACTGGCCGAGGCGGTGGATTATCCGATGAATTATCACGTCACCGGATCGGTGCGGCTGGGCCATTCCCGCGAACGGATGCAGGAATTTGAACGCGCCCGCGCGATGGGTCGCTATCAGGGGCTTGATCTGGAAATGATGGCGGTCAGCGACATCAAGGACCGTTATCCGTTCATCGAAACCCATGATCTGGCGGGCGCATTGTGGGATCCTGACGACGGCGATATCGACCCTGCGCAGCTGACGCAGGCACTGGCCAAGGGCGCCCGCACAATGGGTGCGCGCATCGAACGCTTTTGCTCCGCCACCGGCATCAGCCGCGAAGGCGGCGAATGGATTGTTCACACAGATAAGGGCGACATCCGCTGCGAAAAGGTGGTGAACGCGGCCGGATACTACGCCCAGCGTGTCGGTGAATGGTTCAAGCCCTTTGGCGGGCGCACGGTGCCAATGACGGTGATGAGCCACCAGTATTTCCTGACCGAAGAAATCCCGGCTCTGGCCGACTGGACCCGCGAGAATGGTCGCAAAGTGCCGCTGCTGCGCGACGTCGACAGCTCGTATTACCTGCGGCAGGACAAGAACGGCCTGAACCTTGGCCCATACGAGCGTAACTGCCGCGCACATTGGGTCACCCCCGACGACCCGATGCCCGAAGATTTCAGCTTTCAGCTTTATCCCGATGATCTGGAACGGCTGGAATGGTACATCGAGGATGCGATGGCCCGCGTGCCGATCCTTGGCACTGCCGGTGTGGGCCGCGTCATCAACGGCCCCATACCCTATGCCCCCGATGGCCTGCCACTGCTTGGCCCGATGCCCGGCGTGCCCAATGCCTTCGAGGCCTGTGTGTTCACCTTTGGCATCACCCAAGGCGGCGGCGCCGGTAAGGTTCTGGCCGAATGGGTGACCGAGGGCCAGACGGAATGGGACATGTGGTCATGCGACCCGCGCCGCTACACCGACTATACTGATCAGGACTATTGCAACCAAAAGGCGATGGAAACCTACGGCCACGAATACGCCATGCACTTTCCGCACCATTCCTGGCCTGCGGGGCGCGACCGTAAACTGTCGCCCGCCCACGATCAGGTGCTGGCCAAGGGCGGTGTCATGGGCGCCTACAACGGTTGGGAGCGCGCCAACTGGTTCGCACAAGAGGGCGATGACCTAAGCGAAGCCGCCACCCAGACTTGGGAACGCGCAGGCCCGTGGACCGACCGCGTGCGCGAAGAGGTCGAAGCGGTGCGTGACGACGTGGGTGTGCTCGACCTGCCGGGGTTCTCGCGGTTCAATCTGTCGGGCGCTGGGGCTGCCGAATACCTGCGTGGCAAAATCGCCGGTGGCCTGCCCAAAATCGGGCGCATGAACCTTGGCTATTTCCCCGACAGCCGTGGCCGCATCCTGACGGAAATGTCGATCCTGCGCCATGACGAAGACGTGTTCACCCTGATTACGGCAGCAACCGCGCAATGGCACGATCGGGATGTGCTGCGCGACGGGTTGCCGGATGGGCTCGGCCTGACTGACCATACGGGAAAGTATGGAACGCTGATCGTCACCGGACCCAACAGCCGCGCCCTGTTCGCGCGGTTGGAGACCAAGGCCGATCTGACCGCGCCTTGGCTGTCGCATCAAACCGCCACCGTGGCTGGCATTCCCTGTGCCCTTGCGCGTGTATCTTTCGCAGGTGAGTTGGGCTGGGAAATTCACGCGGCCAATGCGGACATCGCGGCGCTGTATCAGGCAGTGACCGGTGCGGGGGCGAAACCCTTTGGCATGTACGCCCTGAACGCCATGCGCATCGAAAAAGGCTATCGCGCGTGGAAGGGCGATCTTAGTACGGATTACACCCTGTTCGAAGGCGGTCTCGACCGTTTTGTCAAACTGGACAAGCCGCAGGATTTTCCCGGCAAGCAGGCGTTGCACAACGAAAAACAACAAGGCTCTGCAAAGCGCTTTGTCACTTTGATTGTCGACGCAGGCGAGTCTGACGCGCCCTATATGTCCACGCTGTGGCACGACGGTAAAATTGTGGGCGAAACCACCAGTGGCGACTGGGGCTATCGTGTCAACGCTTCTATCGCGCTGGGCATGGTGCGTGCCGATCTGGCAGTGGCAGGCACCAAGTTGCAGGTCGATATTTTCGGCGTCAAACACGGCGCTGTGGTGCAGCCGGACCAACCTCTGTGGGATCCGCAAAACAACCGCTTGCGGGCCTGA
- a CDS encoding GcvT family protein, with protein sequence MPDLPSTARVVIIGGGVIGCSVAYHLTQLGWTDVILLERKQLTSGTTWHAAGLIAQLRATANMTKLAKYSQELYGNLEDETGVATGFKRVGSITAALTDERLEELHRQAAMARAFGVAVEEISPSEVKAKYEHLNIDGVTGGVYLPLDGQGDPANIALALAKGARQRGARIQERAAVTGITRAGRRVTGVDWLGEDGTSGHITCDAVVNCAGMWGHQVGRMAGVNVPLQACEHFYIVSEPIAGLTPMPVLRVPDECAYYKEDAGKIMLGAFEPVSKPWAVNGIPADFEFDQLPEDFDHFEPILEAAVNRMPMLAEAGIHTFFNGPESFTPDDAYHLGLAPEMDNVWVAAGFNSIGIQSAGGAGMALAQWMDAGQKPFDLGDVDIARMQPFQGNKTYLAARASETLGLLYADHFPYRQKATARGIRRTPFHHHLLEQGAVMGELAGWERANWFANARQVPEYSYSWKRQTFFENIAVEHRAVRENVGIYDMSSFGKIRVEGPDACAFLNHIGGGQYDVPVGRIVYTQFLNPRGGIEADVTVTRLSETAYLVVTPAATRLADQTWMMRNRGDHNVVLTDVTASEAVLAVMGPNARTLLQMVSPADFSNEANPFGTAQEIEIGMALARVHRVTYVGELGWEVYISADMAGHVFEVLHAAGQQIGAKLCGMHMMDTCRIEKGFRHFGHDITAEDHVLEAGLGFAVKLDKPAFIGRDAVLRRKENGLERRLVQFRLTDPEPLLYHNEPVLRDGKIVGHLSSGAYGHHFGVAMGMGYVPCAGQSVAEVLGSSYEVDVAGRRYAAEVSLKPFYDPTGARTKV encoded by the coding sequence ATGCCTGATCTTCCAAGCACTGCTCGCGTTGTCATCATCGGTGGCGGGGTTATCGGTTGTTCCGTCGCCTATCACCTGACGCAACTGGGTTGGACCGACGTTATTCTTCTGGAACGCAAACAGCTGACATCGGGCACCACATGGCACGCCGCCGGACTGATCGCGCAACTGCGCGCAACTGCCAATATGACCAAGTTGGCCAAATACTCCCAAGAACTCTATGGCAATCTGGAAGATGAAACAGGCGTGGCCACAGGGTTCAAGCGGGTGGGGTCAATCACTGCCGCGCTGACCGATGAACGTCTCGAAGAACTGCACCGTCAGGCTGCGATGGCCCGCGCATTTGGTGTGGCCGTCGAAGAAATCAGCCCGTCCGAGGTTAAGGCAAAGTACGAGCACCTGAATATCGACGGCGTCACCGGTGGTGTTTACCTGCCGCTCGACGGACAGGGCGATCCGGCGAACATCGCGCTGGCACTGGCCAAGGGCGCGCGGCAGCGTGGGGCGCGCATTCAAGAACGCGCCGCAGTCACCGGCATCACGCGCGCAGGTCGCCGCGTTACTGGCGTTGACTGGCTGGGCGAGGATGGCACCAGCGGTCACATCACCTGCGACGCGGTTGTGAATTGCGCCGGCATGTGGGGCCATCAGGTGGGCCGCATGGCGGGTGTCAACGTACCGCTGCAAGCCTGCGAACATTTCTACATCGTCTCGGAACCCATCGCCGGACTGACCCCGATGCCAGTGCTGCGGGTGCCGGATGAATGCGCCTATTACAAAGAAGATGCGGGCAAAATCATGCTGGGTGCCTTTGAACCGGTCAGCAAACCGTGGGCCGTGAACGGCATCCCTGCCGATTTCGAATTCGATCAGCTGCCCGAGGATTTCGACCACTTCGAGCCGATCCTCGAGGCAGCGGTAAACCGGATGCCGATGCTGGCCGAGGCGGGGATTCACACGTTCTTTAACGGACCCGAAAGTTTCACCCCCGATGATGCCTACCATCTTGGTCTTGCCCCCGAGATGGACAATGTCTGGGTCGCGGCGGGCTTCAACTCGATCGGCATCCAGTCGGCGGGGGGCGCAGGTATGGCGTTGGCCCAGTGGATGGACGCGGGTCAAAAGCCGTTCGATCTGGGCGACGTCGACATTGCGCGGATGCAGCCGTTTCAGGGCAACAAAACCTATCTGGCCGCGCGCGCATCCGAAACGCTTGGCCTGCTTTACGCCGATCATTTTCCTTACCGTCAAAAGGCCACCGCCCGCGGCATCCGGCGCACGCCGTTCCATCACCACCTGCTGGAACAAGGTGCGGTTATGGGCGAACTCGCGGGTTGGGAGCGTGCCAACTGGTTCGCAAACGCACGTCAGGTGCCGGAATACAGCTATAGCTGGAAACGCCAGACTTTCTTTGAAAACATTGCCGTCGAACACCGTGCCGTGCGCGAGAATGTCGGAATTTACGACATGTCGTCCTTTGGCAAGATCCGCGTCGAGGGGCCGGACGCCTGCGCCTTTCTGAACCATATTGGCGGAGGCCAGTACGACGTGCCTGTGGGGCGCATTGTCTACACCCAGTTTCTGAACCCGCGCGGCGGTATCGAGGCGGATGTGACCGTGACCCGCCTGAGCGAAACCGCCTATCTGGTCGTCACCCCCGCCGCCACACGTCTGGCGGACCAGACGTGGATGATGCGCAACAGGGGCGATCATAACGTGGTGCTGACCGATGTGACAGCATCCGAGGCCGTGCTGGCTGTGATGGGCCCCAACGCGCGTACACTGTTGCAGATGGTGTCGCCTGCGGATTTCAGTAATGAAGCCAACCCTTTCGGCACGGCCCAAGAGATCGAGATTGGCATGGCACTGGCCCGCGTTCACCGCGTGACCTATGTGGGCGAACTGGGTTGGGAGGTGTATATCAGCGCCGATATGGCGGGTCATGTGTTTGAAGTATTGCACGCCGCTGGCCAACAGATAGGGGCCAAGCTGTGCGGGATGCACATGATGGACACCTGCCGCATCGAAAAGGGCTTTCGCCACTTCGGTCACGACATCACCGCCGAGGACCATGTGCTGGAAGCGGGTCTTGGGTTTGCGGTCAAGCTGGACAAGCCTGCGTTTATCGGGCGCGACGCGGTGCTGCGGAGAAAGGAAAACGGACTGGAACGGCGTCTTGTGCAGTTCCGCCTGACCGATCCCGAACCGCTGCTCTATCATAACGAGCCGGTGCTGCGCGACGGCAAGATCGTCGGCCATCTCAGTTCGGGGGCGTATGGTCACCACTTTGGCGTGGCGATGGGCATGGGCTATGTCCCCTGCGCGGGGCAAAGCGTGGCCGAGGTGCTGGGCTCGTCCTACGAGGTCGATGTGGCGGGTCGTCGTTACGCGGCCGAGGTGTCGCTGAAACCGTTCTATGATCCGACAGGCGCGCGCACCAAGGTCTGA
- a CDS encoding thiolase family protein, whose translation MTEVIISGASRTPMGGFQGALSGLTASELGGAAIRAALAGAGADTVDEVLMGCVLPAGQGQAPARQAGFAAGLGKEVPATTLNKMCGSGMKAAMIAFDQIALGHTGLMVAGGMESMSQAPYLLPQMRAGARLGHGKTVDHMFLDGLEDAYDKGRLMGTFAEDCAEAFQFTREKQDEFALASLTRALEAQSSGAFADEIAAMDVKSRKGSVTVSADEQPANARPEKIPQLKPAFREGGTVTAANSSSISDGAAALVLCSAETAKAGGLTVRARILGHASHAQEPGLFTTAPVPAAQKLLARIGWTKDDVDLWEVNEAFAVVPLAFMHEMGLSHDIVNVNGGACALGHPIGASGARIIVTLLNALEKRNLKRGIAAICIGGGEGTAIAIERM comes from the coding sequence ATGACTGAAGTGATCATTTCCGGCGCCTCGCGCACACCGATGGGCGGCTTTCAGGGCGCGCTTTCCGGTTTGACGGCCTCCGAACTGGGCGGAGCGGCCATCCGCGCTGCACTGGCCGGTGCAGGCGCGGATACGGTGGACGAAGTTTTGATGGGCTGCGTATTGCCTGCCGGTCAGGGGCAGGCCCCCGCGCGCCAAGCGGGTTTTGCCGCCGGTCTGGGCAAAGAAGTGCCTGCCACCACGCTGAACAAGATGTGCGGATCAGGCATGAAAGCAGCGATGATCGCCTTTGACCAGATCGCGTTGGGTCACACCGGTCTGATGGTTGCGGGCGGCATGGAAAGCATGAGTCAGGCGCCCTATCTGCTGCCGCAAATGCGCGCAGGCGCTCGTCTGGGTCACGGCAAGACAGTTGATCATATGTTTCTGGATGGGCTTGAAGACGCCTATGACAAGGGGCGCCTGATGGGCACCTTTGCCGAAGACTGCGCCGAGGCATTCCAGTTCACCCGGGAAAAACAAGACGAATTTGCGCTGGCGTCGCTGACCCGCGCACTAGAGGCGCAAAGCAGCGGTGCTTTTGCCGATGAAATTGCGGCAATGGACGTCAAATCACGCAAGGGCTCCGTAACCGTCAGTGCGGATGAACAGCCCGCAAACGCCCGCCCCGAGAAAATCCCACAACTTAAACCTGCATTTCGCGAAGGCGGCACTGTCACAGCGGCCAACTCGTCTTCGATTTCGGACGGGGCCGCGGCGCTGGTTCTCTGCTCTGCCGAAACGGCCAAGGCGGGTGGTCTGACCGTGCGTGCCCGTATTCTGGGTCACGCCAGCCACGCGCAGGAACCGGGATTGTTCACCACAGCCCCCGTGCCCGCCGCGCAAAAGCTGCTGGCACGCATCGGTTGGACCAAAGACGACGTGGACCTGTGGGAGGTGAACGAGGCATTTGCCGTCGTACCTCTGGCCTTTATGCATGAAATGGGGCTGAGCCATGACATCGTGAACGTCAACGGTGGTGCCTGTGCTTTGGGCCATCCCATCGGTGCATCTGGCGCGCGCATCATCGTGACGCTGCTGAACGCTCTGGAAAAACGCAACCTCAAGCGGGGCATTGCCGCCATCTGTATCGGCGGCGGCGAAGGCACGGCCATCGCAATCGAGCGCATGTAG
- a CDS encoding GAF domain-containing protein: MVDYKTLDRTLQSLTDGEDDIIALMATVACEVHHSDDRFDWTGFYRVTAPEMLKIGPYQGGHGCLQIPFSRGVCGAAARTGQVQLVPDVEAFADHIACASSTRSELVIPVHDSNGALIAVFDIDSDQPDAFTQTDADEMGRILAEIFGR, from the coding sequence ATGGTTGATTACAAAACGCTGGACCGAACGCTGCAATCGTTGACCGACGGCGAGGATGATATTATCGCGCTGATGGCCACCGTCGCCTGTGAGGTGCATCATTCCGACGACCGGTTCGATTGGACGGGCTTTTACCGCGTCACGGCCCCCGAGATGTTGAAAATCGGTCCCTATCAAGGCGGTCACGGCTGTTTGCAAATCCCGTTTTCGCGTGGGGTGTGCGGTGCGGCGGCGCGCACGGGGCAGGTGCAACTGGTGCCGGATGTCGAGGCATTTGCCGATCACATTGCCTGTGCCAGCAGCACGCGGTCGGAACTGGTGATCCCTGTTCACGACAGCAACGGCGCGTTGATCGCGGTGTTTGATATCGACAGCGACCAGCCCGATGCGTTCACCCAAACCGATGCGGATGAAATGGGTCGCATTCTGGCGGAGATTTTTGGACGCTGA
- a CDS encoding homocysteine S-methyltransferase family protein — MTQITLLDGGMGQELIHRAGDRPTPLWSTQVMIDHPGMVAEVHRDFTAAGATIATTNTYAIHRDRLVGTDMDDQFNTLIDRALTEARDSNAPRLAGAIGPLVASYRPDLHPDPDTAIPLYAEVAGLLAPTCDLLICETVASLDHARSVLVGASQAGKPVWLALTVDDRDGTKLRSGEPVQDILPIASGKAAAILINCSAPEAIPAALAILSQGALPFGAYANGFQRITEEFLQTRPTVADLQVRHDLTPATYADHVMAWIDAGATIVGGCCEVGPAHIAEIARRLIAAGHTLAKP, encoded by the coding sequence ATGACGCAAATTACCCTTCTCGACGGCGGCATGGGGCAGGAACTGATCCACCGCGCAGGCGACAGGCCCACGCCGCTGTGGTCTACCCAAGTGATGATTGATCACCCTGGAATGGTGGCAGAGGTCCACCGCGATTTTACCGCAGCGGGGGCCACTATCGCCACCACGAACACCTATGCCATCCACCGCGACCGGTTGGTCGGCACGGATATGGATGACCAGTTCAACACTCTGATCGACCGCGCCCTGACCGAGGCGCGCGACAGCAATGCGCCGCGTCTGGCGGGGGCTATTGGTCCGCTCGTCGCGTCCTACCGCCCCGATCTGCATCCGGACCCCGACACCGCCATCCCGCTCTATGCCGAAGTGGCGGGCCTGCTGGCGCCCACCTGCGATCTGCTGATCTGCGAAACTGTTGCGTCCCTCGACCATGCGCGCAGCGTTCTGGTCGGCGCGAGTCAAGCCGGCAAACCTGTCTGGCTGGCGCTGACTGTCGATGACCGTGACGGCACCAAACTGCGCTCGGGCGAACCGGTGCAGGACATCCTGCCCATCGCCAGCGGCAAGGCGGCTGCCATCCTCATCAATTGTTCGGCACCCGAAGCAATCCCTGCGGCCCTTGCGATCTTGTCTCAAGGCGCGTTGCCCTTTGGCGCTTACGCCAATGGCTTCCAGCGCATCACCGAAGAGTTCCTGCAAACCCGCCCCACCGTTGCTGACCTCCAAGTCCGCCACGACCTGACCCCTGCCACCTACGCCGATCACGTCATGGCTTGGATCGATGCGGGTGCCACCATCGTCGGCGGCTGCTGCGAGGTCGGGCCCGCCCATATCGCTGAAATCGCCCGCCGCCTGATCGCTGCAGGCCACACGCTCGCCAAACCCTGA
- a CDS encoding STAS domain-containing protein, with translation MELSSKTEDQVRIVTVKDTRIDAAVAIEFKDAMRAATDDGPDLVVLDLAAVGFIDSSGLGAIVAAMKHLAPQRKLALAGLTPPVDKVFRLTRMDSVFSLYPTLDDARSALAT, from the coding sequence ATGGAACTCTCGAGTAAAACAGAAGACCAAGTACGCATTGTAACGGTCAAGGACACGCGGATCGACGCCGCCGTGGCGATCGAATTCAAGGACGCGATGCGGGCCGCAACTGACGATGGCCCCGATCTGGTCGTGCTGGATCTGGCTGCGGTTGGCTTTATCGACTCCAGCGGGTTGGGCGCGATTGTCGCCGCGATGAAACATCTGGCCCCACAACGCAAGCTGGCGCTGGCGGGGCTGACACCTCCCGTGGACAAGGTGTTCAGGCTAACACGCATGGATTCGGTGTTCAGTCTTTACCCCACACTGGACGATGCGCGCAGCGCGCTGGCGACCTGA
- a CDS encoding GFA family protein, giving the protein MYKSTPANLTGRCLCGGVTFTATATAKDPAACHCTQCRKQSGHIWASVQVPLSAFAVKGDVRWYAASDTAKRGFCPTCGSSLFWKSHAEDEIGVALGALEAPTHLTLKRHIFTQDKGDYYQITPQQDQDT; this is encoded by the coding sequence ATGTACAAATCAACTCCGGCCAATCTGACGGGCCGCTGCCTGTGCGGCGGCGTTACGTTCACAGCCACCGCAACAGCCAAAGACCCCGCTGCCTGTCACTGTACCCAGTGCCGCAAGCAGTCGGGCCATATCTGGGCATCCGTTCAGGTGCCGCTGTCGGCCTTTGCGGTAAAGGGTGACGTGCGCTGGTACGCGGCCAGCGACACCGCCAAGCGTGGCTTTTGCCCCACTTGCGGGTCGTCACTGTTCTGGAAAAGCCATGCCGAAGACGAAATCGGCGTGGCGCTGGGCGCGCTTGAGGCCCCGACGCACCTTACCCTGAAACGCCACATCTTTACCCAAGACAAGGGCGATTATTACCAAATCACCCCGCAGCAGGATCAGGATACATGA
- a CDS encoding helix-turn-helix domain-containing protein — protein sequence MLQSSPDTAKTLGADLRALRKARGITLQEMADVLGRSVGWLSQVERDLSEPSITDLRHIAAHLGVSVSMLFRHAAAPVNEAGYIVRKDARRPIGSPVAGLVEELLSPDLTDDFEMVHSTFAPQSEIVDLVTRPTQEVGYLVSGMLDLEIAGTRYTIHPGDSFRIRGEPFRWINPYNGPAVAIWVIAPPVY from the coding sequence ATGCTGCAATCTTCTCCTGACACTGCCAAAACGCTGGGCGCGGATTTGCGTGCGCTGCGCAAGGCGCGGGGGATCACATTGCAGGAAATGGCGGATGTGCTGGGCCGCTCGGTTGGATGGCTTAGCCAGGTGGAACGCGACCTGTCCGAACCCTCGATCACCGACCTGCGCCACATCGCGGCGCATCTGGGGGTGTCGGTGTCGATGTTGTTCCGCCATGCCGCCGCCCCTGTGAACGAGGCCGGATACATCGTACGCAAGGACGCGCGGCGGCCCATCGGTTCACCCGTCGCCGGACTGGTCGAGGAATTGTTGTCGCCCGACCTGACCGATGACTTTGAAATGGTGCATTCCACCTTTGCGCCGCAGTCCGAAATTGTCGATCTGGTGACGCGCCCCACGCAAGAGGTCGGATATCTGGTCTCGGGTATGCTGGATCTCGAGATTGCAGGCACCCGCTATACCATTCACCCCGGTGACAGCTTCCGCATCCGTGGAGAGCCGTTTCGCTGGATAAATCCCTATAATGGGCCTGCCGTGGCGATCTGGGTTATCGCTCCTCCTGTGTATTGA